A single region of the Tiliqua scincoides isolate rTilSci1 unplaced genomic scaffold, rTilSci1.hap2 HAP2_SCAFFOLD_46, whole genome shotgun sequence genome encodes:
- the TRAPPC14 gene encoding trafficking protein particle complex subunit 14 isoform X1 — protein MESQCDYFMYFPAVPFPAREVLLGEPGRYRALPRRNHLYLGETVRFLLVLRCRPGGAGVPRPPWGELAGSLSALASVSPGGGLGGDEAPLGDPEAAGDGEAAPGARGSLFRDCRALLTHGHAGPPGRPAAGVPVEEPIVSTDEVIFPLTISLDKLPPSTVKAKIVVTVWKRDQEKAEVRERGYLSILQDRAPSQTFREEQGAFKAQVSTMLTVLPPPELKCQQLRVSGKHLTALKVLNAASQEELSVWDVRILPYFNASYLPMMPDGSVLLVDDVCHQSGEVSMASFCRISSSACTCPCSLRALEEQNFLFQLQAPEQPPDSTKEGLEVPLIAVVQWSTPKLPFTTSIYTHYRLPSIRLARPRFVMTAECESPVALHHRFTVTYTLINNLQDFLAVRLVWTPESSAAGKKLSGEERRAIQDTQDSIVCHTPLNNLGFSRKGSARTFRVTFQALRAGLYELSQHMKLKLQFTASISNPPPEARPISRKSSPGSPAVRELVERHQASLGRSQSFSHQQPTRGHLMRSGSVMERRAITPPVGSPAGRPLYLPPDKAALSLDKIAKRECKVLVMAPVT, from the exons ATGGAGTCCCAGTGCGACTACTTCATGTACTTCCCCGCCGTGCCCTTCCCGGCCCGGGAGGTGCTGCTGGGGGAGCCGGGCCGGTACCGAGCCCTGCCGCGCAGGAACCACCTGTACCTGGGCGAGACGGTCcgcttcctgctggtgctgcgcTGCCGGCCCGGGGGCGCGGGGGTCCCCCGGCCGCCCTGGGGGGAGTTGGCCGGCTCCCTCTCCGCCCTGGCCAGCGTCAGTCCCGGGGGCGGCCTGGGGGGGGACGAGGCGCCCCTGGGCGACCCCGAGGCCGCGGGAGACGGGGAGGCGGCGCCAGGGGCCCGCGGGAGCCTTTTCCGGGACTGCCGGGCCCTCCTGACTCACGGACACGCGGGGCCCCCGGGCAGGCCCGCTGCAGGC gtgCCCGTGGAGGAGCCGATCGTCTCGACCGACGAGGTGATCTTCCCACTGACCATCTCCTTGGACAAGCTGCCCCCCAGCACCGTCAAGGCCAAG ATCGTGGTGACAGTCTGGAAGCGAGACCAAGAAAAGGCCGAGGTGCGGGAGCGAGGCTACCTCAGCATCCTGCAGGATCGAGCCCCCTCCCAGACCTTCCGGGAGGAACAGGGGGCTTTCAAGGCTCAAG TGAGTACCATGTTGACGGTGCTGCCCCCGCCAGAGCTGAAATGCCAGCAACTCCGCGTCTCAGGGAAGCACCTGACGGCACTGAaag ttctgAACGCAGCTTCCCAGGAAGAGCTCTCCGTGTGGGACGTGCGCATCCTGCCCTACTTCAACGCCAGCTACCTCCCCATGATGCCCGACGGGTCCGTCCTGCTCGTCGACGACGTCTG CCACCAGTCAGGGGAGGTCTCGATGGCCTCTTTCTGCCGCATCTCCTCCTCGGCCTGCACCTGCCCCTGCTCCCTCCGCGCTCTGGAGGAACAGAACTTCCTCTTCCAGCTGCAGGCACCTGAACAGCCCCCAGACAGCACAAAGGAG GGCCTGGAGGTTCCACTCATCGCTGTGGTCCAGTGGTCGACCCCGAAGCTGCCGTTCACCACCAGCATCTACACTCATTACAG GCTACCAAGCATCCGCCTGGCCCGACCTCGCTTTGTGATGACCGCAGAGTGCGAGTCACCTGTGGCCCTGCATCACCGCTTCACCGTGACGTACACCCTCATCAACAACCTGCAGGACTTCCTGGCAGTGCGCTTGGTGTGGACACCGGAGAGCTCTGCTGCTG GCAAGAAGCTCTCAGGTGAGGAGCGCCGGGCCATCCAGGACACCCAGGACTCAATTGTCTGCCACACGCCCCTCAACAACCTGGGGTTCTCCCGCAAGGGGAGCGCCCGCACATTCCGCGTCACCTTCCAGGCCCTGCGTGCCGGCTTGTACGAG ctgtcccAGCACATGAAGCTGAAGCTGCAGTTCACGGCCAGCATCTCCAACCCGCCCCCTGAGGCTCGGCCCATCTCCCGCAAGAGCAGTCCTGGGAGTCCTGCGGTGCGTGAGCTGGTAGAGCGCCATCAGGCCAGCCTGGGCCGCTCCCAGAGCTTCTCCCACCAGCAGCCCACGCGGGGCCACCTCATGAG GTCAGGCAGTGTCATGGAGCGCCGTGCCATCACCCCCCCTGTGGGCTCTCCAGCGGGCCGCCCCCTGTATCTGCCCCCCGACAAGGCAGCTCTTTCCCTTGACAAGATTGCCAAGCGGGAGTGCAAGGTGCTGGTGATGGCACCCGTCACGTGA
- the TRAPPC14 gene encoding trafficking protein particle complex subunit 14 isoform X2, whose product MESQCDYFMYFPAVPFPAREVLLGEPGRYRALPRRNHLYLGETVRFLLVLRCRPGGAGVPRPPWGELAGSLSALASVSPGGGLGGDEAPLGDPEAAGDGEAAPGARGSLFRDCRALLTHGHAGPPGRPAAGVPVEEPIVSTDEVIFPLTISLDKLPPSTVKAKIVVTVWKRDQEKAEVRERGYLSILQDRAPSQTFREEQGAFKAQVSTMLTVLPPPELKCQQLRVSGKHLTALKVLNAASQEELSVWDVRILPYFNASYLPMMPDGSVLLVDDVCHQSGEVSMASFCRISSSACTCPCSLRALEEQNFLFQLQAPEQPPDSTKEGLEVPLIAVVQWSTPKLPFTTSIYTHYRLPSIRLARPRFVMTAECESPVALHHRFTVTYTLINNLQDFLAVRLVWTPESSAAGKKLSGEERRAIQDTQDSIVCHTPLNNLGFSRKGSARTFRVTFQALRAGLYELSQHMKLKLQFTASISNPPPEARPISRKSSPGSPAVRQCHGAPCHHPPCGLSSGPPPVSAPRQGSSFP is encoded by the exons ATGGAGTCCCAGTGCGACTACTTCATGTACTTCCCCGCCGTGCCCTTCCCGGCCCGGGAGGTGCTGCTGGGGGAGCCGGGCCGGTACCGAGCCCTGCCGCGCAGGAACCACCTGTACCTGGGCGAGACGGTCcgcttcctgctggtgctgcgcTGCCGGCCCGGGGGCGCGGGGGTCCCCCGGCCGCCCTGGGGGGAGTTGGCCGGCTCCCTCTCCGCCCTGGCCAGCGTCAGTCCCGGGGGCGGCCTGGGGGGGGACGAGGCGCCCCTGGGCGACCCCGAGGCCGCGGGAGACGGGGAGGCGGCGCCAGGGGCCCGCGGGAGCCTTTTCCGGGACTGCCGGGCCCTCCTGACTCACGGACACGCGGGGCCCCCGGGCAGGCCCGCTGCAGGC gtgCCCGTGGAGGAGCCGATCGTCTCGACCGACGAGGTGATCTTCCCACTGACCATCTCCTTGGACAAGCTGCCCCCCAGCACCGTCAAGGCCAAG ATCGTGGTGACAGTCTGGAAGCGAGACCAAGAAAAGGCCGAGGTGCGGGAGCGAGGCTACCTCAGCATCCTGCAGGATCGAGCCCCCTCCCAGACCTTCCGGGAGGAACAGGGGGCTTTCAAGGCTCAAG TGAGTACCATGTTGACGGTGCTGCCCCCGCCAGAGCTGAAATGCCAGCAACTCCGCGTCTCAGGGAAGCACCTGACGGCACTGAaag ttctgAACGCAGCTTCCCAGGAAGAGCTCTCCGTGTGGGACGTGCGCATCCTGCCCTACTTCAACGCCAGCTACCTCCCCATGATGCCCGACGGGTCCGTCCTGCTCGTCGACGACGTCTG CCACCAGTCAGGGGAGGTCTCGATGGCCTCTTTCTGCCGCATCTCCTCCTCGGCCTGCACCTGCCCCTGCTCCCTCCGCGCTCTGGAGGAACAGAACTTCCTCTTCCAGCTGCAGGCACCTGAACAGCCCCCAGACAGCACAAAGGAG GGCCTGGAGGTTCCACTCATCGCTGTGGTCCAGTGGTCGACCCCGAAGCTGCCGTTCACCACCAGCATCTACACTCATTACAG GCTACCAAGCATCCGCCTGGCCCGACCTCGCTTTGTGATGACCGCAGAGTGCGAGTCACCTGTGGCCCTGCATCACCGCTTCACCGTGACGTACACCCTCATCAACAACCTGCAGGACTTCCTGGCAGTGCGCTTGGTGTGGACACCGGAGAGCTCTGCTGCTG GCAAGAAGCTCTCAGGTGAGGAGCGCCGGGCCATCCAGGACACCCAGGACTCAATTGTCTGCCACACGCCCCTCAACAACCTGGGGTTCTCCCGCAAGGGGAGCGCCCGCACATTCCGCGTCACCTTCCAGGCCCTGCGTGCCGGCTTGTACGAG ctgtcccAGCACATGAAGCTGAAGCTGCAGTTCACGGCCAGCATCTCCAACCCGCCCCCTGAGGCTCGGCCCATCTCCCGCAAGAGCAGTCCTGGGAGTCCTGCG GTCAGGCAGTGTCATGGAGCGCCGTGCCATCACCCCCCCTGTGGGCTCTCCAGCGGGCCGCCCCCTGTATCTGCCCCCCGACAAGGCAGCTCTTTCCCTTGA
- the LAMTOR4 gene encoding ragulator complex protein LAMTOR4, which produces MQTAALTQGLERVPDQTGYLVISDGAVLASSGDLENDERTAAAISELVSTACAFRLARSPEVPFRRVSVVFGEHSLLATVSGQKLFVVKRQNAAREPPPERQ; this is translated from the exons ATG CAGACGGCGGCGCTGACGCAGGGCCTGGAGCGCGTGCCCGACCAGACGGGCTACCTGGTCATCAGCGACGGGGCCGTGTTGGCG tcGTCCGGCGACCTGGAGAACGACGAGCGCACGGCCGCCGCCATCTCGGAGCTGGTGAGCACCGCCTGCGCCTTCCGCCTCGCGCGCTCCCCGGAGGTGCCTTTCCGGCGCGTCTCAG TGGTGTTCGGCGAGCACTCCCTGCTGGCGACCGTCTCCGGCCAGAAGCTGTTCGTGGTGAAGAGGCAGAACGCCGCCCGCGAGCCGCCGCCTGAGCGCCAGTGA
- the GAL3ST4 gene encoding galactose-3-O-sulfotransferase 4, with protein MRLLPGYWRLHVLGAALAISMTIGFTIQLWGLSFQKSKTSVPRLLPLPPTPRAPLAEAEVGGEEGPSCRPFQHLLFLKTHKTGSSTIVNILHRFGDTRGLRFALPARYQFNYPNRFQARQVKGWHPRGQPFDILCHHMRFNLIEVQKVMHPDTFYFSIVRDPVALAESAFSYYRGVVPAFRRAGSLPEFLAAPQRFYRPAERGSHYARNLLWFDFGLDLPSGLGLGPIRDTLAGLARTFHLVLLTEHMDESLVLLRNALCWSLDEVVAFRHNLRSPDTVRPLAPVDAARLRAWNSLDWHLYAHFNHTFWDRVERFGRAHMAREVAALQERQAELGQRCLQGGGPLAPGHIADERIRPFQFGQVPILGYALQPGLAPADQELCRRMVTPELQYKDFLDAKQFPAPLQGVNGSQNRGVR; from the exons ATGAGGCTCCTCCCTGGCTACTGGCGCCTGCACGTGCTCGGGGCCGCTCTGGCCATCTCCATGACCATCGGCTTCACCATCCAGCTCTGGGGGCTGTCCTTTCAGAAGAG CAAGACCTCTGTGCCccggctgctgccactgccacccacaCCCCGTGCCCCTCTGGCTGAAGCagaagtggggggagaggagggcccCTCCTGCCGGCCATTCCAGCACCTACTCTTCCTGAAGACCCACAAGACAGGCAGCAGCACCATCGTCAACATCCTGCACCGCTTCGGAGACACACGGGGGCTGCGCTTTGCCCTCCCTGCCCGCTACCAGTTCAACTACCCCAACCGCTTCCAGGCGCGGCAGGTCAAAGGGTGGCACCCCAGGGGACAGCCCTTCGACATCCTTTGCCATCATATGCGCTTCAACCTGATTGAG GTCCAGAAAGTGATGCACCCGGACACCTTCTACTTCTCCATCGTGCGGGACCCGGTTGCCCTGGCAGAGTCAGCCTTCTCCTACTACCGGGGAGTGGTGCCTGCTTTCCGCCGTGCCGGCTCTCTGCCCGAGTTCCTTGCGGCCCCACAGCGCTTCTACCGGCCGGCTGAGCGTGGCAGCCACTATGCCCGCAACCTGCTTTGGTTCGATTTTGGCCTGGACCTGCCTTCGGGCTTGGGCCTGGGGCCCATCAGAGACACCCTGGCAGGTCTGGCGCGCACCTTCCACCTGGTGCTGCTAACAGAACACATGGATGAGTCTCTGGTGCTCCTGCGCAACGCCCTCTGCTGGAGCCTCGATGAAGTGGTGGCCTTCCGGCACAACCTGCGCAGCCCAGATACTGTGCGCCCTCTGGCCCCTGTGGACGCAGCCCGACTTCGGGCTTGGAACAGCCTGGACTGGCACCTCTACGCCCACTTCAACCACACCTTCTGGGACCGCGTGGAACGGTTTGGCCGCGCTCACATGGCTCGGGAAGTGGCTGCTCTCCAGGAACGGCAGGCGGAATTGGGGCAGCGTTGCTTGCAGGGTGGGGGTCCGCTGGCTCCGGGCCACATTGCCGATGAGCGCATCCGCCCCTTCCAGTTTGGGCAAGTCCCGATCCTGGGCTATGCCTTACAGCCCGGCCTGGCACCTGCCGACCAGGAGCTGTGCCGGCGCATGGTCACCCCTGAGCTGCAGTACAAGGACTTCCTGGATGCCAAGCAGTTTCCAGCACCCCTGCAAGGTGTCAATGGCTCTCAGAACAGGGGGGTGAGGTAG
- the LOC136636015 gene encoding transmembrane 4 L6 family member 5-like → MCTGTCSKVVGAALWPFALLCIVANILLAFPDWDTQYVHDWGKHLTPEVLYLGGLIGGGVMVLVPAVHIQATGRHGCCGNRCGMCISVLLAVVGVVGAAYAVGVSMLGLVHGPLCRYRLENGTLSDWERPFRTNPKEFSQESYLFEQELWDTCEDPPGVIRFNVILFSLILGAGVLELVLCLVQVLNGLFGCLCGTCKEEKATPVSSSTFASLGSKGLAPGGQAGCDQHRRGSQLLLWVGEEAQEGVRLVASSAGQGSVGSV, encoded by the exons ATGTGCACGGGGACCTGCTCCAAGGTGGTGGGGGCCGCCCTCTGGCCCTTTGCCCTCCTGTGCATTGTAGCCAACATCCTTCTTGCCTTTCCAGACTGGGACACCCAGTATGTTCACGACTGGGGCAAACACCTGACTCCTGAGGTCCTCTACTTGGGGGGGCTAATTGGCGGCGGTGTCATG GTTCTAGTGCCAGCCGTCCATATCCAGGCGACCGGGCGTCACGGGTGCTGTGGGAACCGCTGTGGG ATGTGTATCTCGGTGCTGTTGGCAGTGGTGGGGGTTGTGGGTGCCGCCTATGCCGTTGGCGTCTCCATGCTGGGCCTCGTACACGGGCCTCTCTGCAGGTACAGGCTGGAGAACGGTACTTTGTCTGACTGGGAGCGCCCCTTCCGGACCAACCCTAAAGAGTTCAG CCAAGAGAGCTACCTCTTTGAGCAAGAGCTTTGGGATACCTGTGAGGACCCTCCCGGGGTCATCCGCTTCAACGTGATCCTCTTCTCCCTCATCCTGGGTGCCGGCGTGCTGGAGCTGGTCCTCTGCCTCGTCCAGGTGCTCAACGGCCTCTTTGGCTGCCTCTGTGGGACCTGCAAGGAGGAGAAGGCGACTCCGGTGAGCAGCAGTACATTTGCCAGCCTGGGCTCGAAAGGGCTGGCTCCAGGGGGCCAGGCGGGGTGTGACCAGCACAG GAGGGGGAGtcagctgctcctctgggtggGAGAGGAAGCGCAGGAGGGTGTCCGCTTGGTGGCCTCCTCTGCAGGCCAAGGCTCTGTGGGCTCCGTGTGA